In a genomic window of Punica granatum isolate Tunisia-2019 chromosome 6, ASM765513v2, whole genome shotgun sequence:
- the LOC116210392 gene encoding uncharacterized protein LOC116210392, with amino-acid sequence MSMMTGTGTRRQKWQYPQPPTPRILYLPGRNARRKASRAGRPSSGDSRRDRKDDTKLEALFEEEREFLKGGEGKGGGGSVPVVLFGDYDDGEMRRREGSGGDGAEVEEEEEEDKWRFQAEVLRAECNLLRMEKEIAVRKLDRSRVYLERTLRSAIEALVSGRKKIGEGKNIATVLEEEIQNLVDELKELGKGSRAKDTTWARNCSNFDRQVTVLQRRLDKLGSLSEGKRVEKIRKMAEESLSMSTSSPTEVKVEHMVSNGDSVEILRRKMEGLSKDMLLVKMEEEYDSILSTADSSVSSSASTSNRVECLGHYVPFIRQANQERSGRKEGAATCSGHCKAVVRRIVEQVRAETEQWSQLQDMLGQVRDEMQELQASRDFWEDRALSSNTQNQSLHSAVQQWRQRALSSEAKVTELQLKVSLLRDEIDSLKKDLSTQSMSRRNSLPLAPSPRNETEKRVLVCSLKENHQNGLAVGFSGIDRRRKVHSCSSSRRDSDLKKSPLRDIGNSSQQNAKLIFPLSCHLSSN; translated from the exons ATGTCGATGATGACAGGGACGGGGACGAGGAGGCAGAAGTGGCAATACCCGCAGCCACCGACCCCGAGAATACTTTACCTCCCTGGCCGCAATGCTCGCCGCAAAGCATCTCGAGCAGGGAGGCCCAGCTCCGGTGACTCCCGGAGAGACAGGAAGGATGATACGAAGCTCGAAGCGCTGTTCGAGGAGGAGCGCGAGTTCTTGAAGGGCGGTGAGGGTAAAGGAGGGGGTGGCTCGGTCCCGGTTGTCCTCTTCGGGGACTACGATGACGGGGAGATGAGGAGGAGAGAAGGCAGTGGAGGTGATGGGGCtgaggtggaggaggaggaggaggaggacaaGTGGCGCTTTCAGGCGGAGGTGCTGAGGGCGGAGTGCAACCTTCTGAGGATGGAGAAGGAGATCGCAGTGAGGAAGTTGGACCGGAGTCGGGTCTACTTGGAACGGACTCTCCGGTCCGCTATCGAAGCTTTGGTCTCC gggaggaagaagatcGGTGAAGGGAAAAACATAGCCACAGTTCTGGAGGAGGAGATACAGAATCTGGTTGACGAGCTCAAGGAGCTGGGAAAGGGCTCAAGAGCTAAAGATACTACCTGGGCGCGGAACTGCAGCAATTTCGATCGGCAGGTGACGGTTCTCCAGAGAAGGCTAGACAAACTCGGTAGCTTGTCAGAAGGGAAACGCGTGGAGAAGATCCGTAAGATGGCCGAAGAGAGCCTGTCAATGAGTACAAGTTCTCCAACTGAAGTCAAAGTCGAGCACATGGTTTCCAACGGTGATTCC GTTGAGATTCTTAGGCGGAAAATGGAGGGATTGTCGAAGGATATGCTGTTAGTGAAGATGGAGGAAGAATACGATTCAATTCTTTCTACAGCAGACAGTTCGGTTTCAAGTTCTGCCTCTACATCGAATCGAGTAGAATGTCTCGGTCACTATGTCCCCTTTATTCGTCAGGCCAACCAA GAGAGGTCGGGTCGCAAGGAAGGTGCTGCTACTTGCTCAGGGCACTGCAAGGCTGTGGTGCGTAGGATCGTAGAGCAAGTTCGGGCTGAGACAGAGCAGTGGTCTCAGCTGCAGGATATGCTGGGACAGGTGAGGGACGAGATGCAAGAGTTGCAGGCTTCTCGGGACTTCTGGGAGGATCGGGCTCTCAGTTCCAATACTCAAAATCAATCCCTTCATTCCGCT GTCCAGCAATGGAGACAGAGGGCTCTCTCTTCCGAAGCGAAGGTAACTGAACTGCAACTCAAAGTATCCCTGCTCCGGGATGAAATCGATTCATTGAAGAAAGACCTCAGCACCCAATCTATGAGTCGCAGAAATTCTCTGCCACTAGCTCCGAGTCCCCGAAACGAGACCGAGAAGCGGGTCTTGGTTTGTAGCTTGAAGGAAAACCATCAGAATGGTCTTGCTGTGGGCTTTTCGGGTATAGACAGGAGAAGGAAAGTCCACagctgcagcagcagcagaagagATTCGGACTTGAAGAAGTCTCCTCTTCGAGATATTGGAAACTCGTCGCAGCAGAACGCCAAGTTGATATTTCCTTTGAGTTGCCATCTGAGTTCCAACTAA
- the LOC116210266 gene encoding uncharacterized protein LOC116210266 translates to MAAKYIVGSVLASFAIGYACDRLIADKKIFGGTTPRTVSDKEWWEETDKKFQKWPRTAGPPVVMNPIRRQNFVVKSSGP, encoded by the exons ATGGCAGCAAAGTACATCGTCGGCTCTGTTCTTGCTTCTTTCGCCATAGGATACGCATGTGACCGTCTTATTGCAGACAAGAAGATATTCGGAG GCACCACCCCTAGGACTGTTTCGGACAAGGAATGGTGGGAAGAGACTGACAAGAAGTTCCAGAAATGGCCCCGAACTGCTGGGCCTCCCGTGGTGATGAACCCCATCAGACGCCAGAATTTCGTAGTGAAATCCAGTGGACCTTAG
- the LOC116212388 gene encoding phospholipase A1-Igamma3, chloroplastic-like: MASSLLFSFNNPNCTHPSIDELPLPKYNNPTKPNNVVLHRNKPFLMPRTTMERRSQFICSASSVLISPEELEDDESDQEETLVFDEDLDTRREDTRPLSQVWREIQGSNDWEGLLDPMNSHLRREIIRYGELAQACYDSFDFDPHSKYCGTCKYQGSEFFEKLEMAHLGYQTSRYLYATSNINLPNFFQHSRLSKVWSTYANWMGYVAVLTDEEEIKRLGRRDIVIAWRGTVTYLEWIYDLKDILHPANFGDDPSIKIEAGFHDLYTKKEDNCHFCSFSAREQILSEVKRLLDYYRGEEISITVTGHSLGAALAIISAYDIAEMKVNVMRDGSSGKMTTVPITVYSFAGPRVGNLKFKERCDELGVKVLRVVNVHDKVPTVPGIIANEKMQFQKYLEDTISFPWSYAHVGVELELDHTHSPFLKSTIDPSYAHNLEAHIHLVDGYHGKGRKFRLVTKRDIALVNKNCNFLKPEYGVPPNWRQDENKGMVRNSDGRWVVPERRIIDGHPPDTAHHLQQALNVATDDGMGGGFPLEAI; the protein is encoded by the coding sequence ATGGCTTCATCCCTTCTATTTTCCTTCAACAATCCTAATTGCACCCACCCATCTATTGATGAGCTTCCCTTGCCCAAATACAATAATCCCACAAAGCCCAACAACGTCGTCCTCCATAGAAACAAACCCTTTTTAATGCCTAGGACGACAATGGAAAGAAGGTCCCAGTTCATATGCTCGGCATCGAGCGTCTTGATCAGCCCAGAGGAGCTGGAGGATGACGAGAGTGATCAGGAGGAAACTCTCGTTTTCGACGAAGACCTAGACACTCGCAGGGAAGACACGAGGCCACTCAGCCAAGTCTGGCGGGAAATCCAGGGCTCGAACGACTGGGAAGGTCTGTTGGACCCCATGAACTCCCATCTCCGAAGGGAGATAATCCGGTATGGCGAGCTGGCTCAGGCATGTTATGATTCCTTCGACTTCGATCCCCACTCCAAGTACTGTGGCACGTGCAAGTACCAGGGGTCGGAGTTCTTCGAGAAGCTCGAGATGGCGCATCTCGGTTACCAGACGAGCAGGTACCTCTATGCGACCTCGAACATCAACCTCCCAAACTTCTTCCAACACTCACGGCTGAGCAAGGTGTGGAGCACGTATGCTAACTGGATGGGGTACGTGGCGGTTCTGACCGATGAGGAAGAGATCAAGCGGCTGGGTCGGAGGGATATTGTGATTGCCTGGAGAGGCACCGTGACGTACCTCGAGTGGATCTATGATCTTAAGGACATCCTTCACCCTGCGAATTTCGGTGATGACCCCTCGATCAAAATTGAGGCCGGTTTCCATGACTTGTACACCAAGAAAGAAGATAACTGCCATTTCTGCTCGTTCTCGGCCAGGGAACAAATCCTGTCGGAGGTAAAACGCCTGCTCGATTACTACAGGGGAGAGGAGATCAGCATCACGGTCACGGGTCATAGTCTTGGGGCAGCCCTGGCGATAATAAGTGCCTACGACATTGCAGAGATGAAGGTTAATGTCATGCGCGATGGGTCCTCGGGGAAGATGACTACAGTTCCCATCACCGTCTATTCCTTCGCCGGTCCTCGGGTCGGCAATCTCAAGTTCAAGGAGAGGTGTGACGAGCTCGGGGTGAAGGTGCTCAGGGTCGTGAACGTGCACGACAAGGTCCCGACCGTGCCGGGGATCATTGCAAACGAGAAGATGCAATTCCAAAAGTACTTGGAGGACACCATATCATTCCCATGGAGCTATGCACATGTGGGAGTGGAGCTTGAGTTGGATCACACTCACTCGCCATTCCTAAAATCCACCATCGACCCAAGCTATGCTCATAACCTAGAAGCCCACATCCACTTAGTGGACGGATACCACGGGAAGGGACGTAAGTTCCGGCTTGTGACCAAGAGAGACATCGCGCTCGTTAACAAGAACTGCAATTTCCTGAAGCCCGAGTATGGCGTGCCGCCAAACTGGCGGCAAGACGAGAACAAGGGGATGGTGAGGAACAGCGATGGGCGGTGGGTGGTGCCGGAGCGGCGGATAATCGACGGACACCCACCAGACACGGCCCACCACCTCCAACAAGCGCTCAACGTGGCCACCGATGATGGCATGGGTGGTGGCTTTCCGTTAGAAGCCATTTGA